GTTTTGAAACCCAGATGGCCGCGGGAAACCGGATAATGACTTGTTGTGTGAAAAGAAAATATTGATTTGACTGTCTTGATGACGTACGTTTTGCAGGAGGTATCACTATGAATATACTCAATGCAACTGAAGCCAGATCAAAACTTTACCGGTAAATTGATGAATTTTGGTATACCAGTGAAATATTCTAGATAAAACAGCTGGTTAGTCGATCTCGTAGGCGTTTGCCAGAAATGCAAGTGGGATAATGAAGAATGGGAATGGTGAAAATGGAGAAGACGTTAACAACTGCAAAGGTAATTGAAAAAATCGGGGCAATGCTGATACCGGATGGTGATTTGGTCCCCGGAACAAAAAGAGGAGTGGAATCATGAATAGAAAACAGATTATTTTTATGATTATTTTCTGCCTGATCGCGACTGTTGCTTCTGCCGGCAATTTTGTTCTGACAGGACCGACCATTAAAAATGGTGATTTTCTTTCCGAAGAACAGGTTTTTAACGGGTTCGGGTGCTCCGGAAAAAACCTGTCACCTGCTTTGAAATGGTCGGGAAGCCCCAAGGGAACAAAAAGCTTCGCGATTACGGTTTATGATCCTGACGCACCTACGGGTTCCGGCTGGTGGCATTGGGTCGTTTATAATATTCCCGCCAATGTCTTTGAACTGGCAGCGGGGGCCGGTGAGCCGACGGGCAAACTGTTACCTTCCGGTGCTGTTCAAGGCCGCACTGATTTCGGTACCCATGCGTTTGGTGGTGCATGTCCGCCAAAAGGAGATAAACCCCACCGGTATATTTTCACAATTTACGCTCTCGATATTGAAAAAATCGATGTTCCATCTGATTCAAGCGCTGCATTGATCGGGTTTATGATCAATGCGAATTCTCTTGGAAAAGCCGGTTTTACTGCCAGATACGGTCGCTGATTGCAATCTGAATATTCAAGTCGGAAAATATCATTCAGCTGGAAAAGCAATCATTCTTCCGCTCTCTTCACTCAACTATCAAGAACAGACCGGAGTGTTTTGGCAAGATCGTGCATGGGTATCGGTTTGCTTAAAAAAGCAGTAACAGCGTTTGTGGTGTTGCGATGCTGGTTGTGGCCTGTACAGATGATCACAGGGATATCAGGATTGATGGTTTGGAGCTTTTCAGCAAATGATATACCTGTCATTTCAGGCATAGTCATGTCGGAAATGACCAGGTCAAAATGATTTGATTCTATCTGCAAAAGCTGTAATGCCTCCTGTGGACTTGTTGTCCCATGGACACTGTAACCAAGCCTTCGCAGCATTTGTGTGGTCATTGAGACTATTAATTCTTCATCATCCA
The DNA window shown above is from Desulfomarina profundi and carries:
- a CDS encoding YbhB/YbcL family Raf kinase inhibitor-like protein; its protein translation is MNRKQIIFMIIFCLIATVASAGNFVLTGPTIKNGDFLSEEQVFNGFGCSGKNLSPALKWSGSPKGTKSFAITVYDPDAPTGSGWWHWVVYNIPANVFELAAGAGEPTGKLLPSGAVQGRTDFGTHAFGGACPPKGDKPHRYIFTIYALDIEKIDVPSDSSAALIGFMINANSLGKAGFTARYGR